The sequence below is a genomic window from Ornithobacterium rhinotracheale.
CGTTAAGAAAGGGAAGTAAATCTTAATTATCTATTTCTAAGCAGAATTAAAGCAAACATTCAATAGCGGCAGCCCAAGTGCTGTGCTGTCTAGAATCTGTGCATAAAGAAAGTAAATTAAATCCAGAATGCAAGAATTTAAAAATATTTAAAATCTTTTCCAAAAATCGAGGGTAAAAACGCCAGAAAATCCTTAACTTTGGGGTGAATTTTACACCCAATAAAAATGAATAAAGGATTATACATTGCAACACTGGAGCCACACAGTGGTAAATCAATGATTATTTTAGGATTAATGCAATCCCTGCTCAGAAAAATGGCAAAGGTGGCTTACTTTAAACCCGTAGTCGCTAGCGAAGACGAAAAGGATAACCATATTGAGACGATTTTGAGCCACTTTGGGCTTAATACGCCTTATGATGAATGCTATGCCGTAACGCGTGATGAGCTGATTCACAATAGAAATGCAGGCAAAATCTCTGATTCGCTTGAAAAAATCATCGCAAAATACAAAAAGCTAGAAAGCACCTACGATTTCGTCCTTGTGGAAGGTACCGATTTTATGGGCGGGAGCAGTGTTTTTGAATTTGATTGGAATATAAGCATCGCGAAAAACCTAGGGCTGCCCGTACTTTTAATCAGCACGGGAGTTGATAAATCTTTTAAAGAATTTGATAGAAACCTCGAAATGGCTTACAAATCATTCCAAAATCGTGATGTGCAAGTCATTGGTGTGGTGGCCAATAAAGTCCTTGAGGAAAATGTGGAAACTTTGAAACAGCATTTGAATCAATATTTGCCAGAAAATGTGGAAAAAATCATCGTTCCGCTCGTCTCCGAATTGCAAAATCCAAGCATCGAGGAAATTGTGGCTGAATTAGATGCCGAGGTACTCGTTGGGAAAGAAAATTTAAGCAATCTCACAGGGAAATTTGCTGTGGGAGCTATGCAATTGCCCAACTTTTTAAATCATTTAGAGCAAAATGGGCTTGTAATCACCCCGGGCGACCGTGCCGACATCATTCTCGGCTCCTTGCAAGCGCACCACTCTGCCAAGTACCCAAGCGTGGCGGGCATTGTTTTGACAGGTGGAATTAAGCCTGAGGAAAGCATTATGCGCCTCATTGAGGGAACGCAACATAATATCCCAATCCTTTCGGTGCAGACTGGTACTTTTGAGACTACACAGAAGATTGGTGCCATTTGCTCCAATGTTTCAAAAGAAAAAATTACTAAAATTCAATCTTCTTTAGATACATTTGGAAAATTCGTTTCGCCAGAAAACTTTATACAATCTATGAATTCCTATCAAAATCAAGTGGTAACGCCTATGATGTTCCAGTACAGCTTGATTGATACGGCTAAAAAAGCACGCAAAAAAATTGTGCTACCAGAATCTGGCGACCCAAGAATTTTGACTGCAACAGAGAGACTTTCAAAATTAGGAATCGTAGATATTGTACTTCTCGGGAACGAAGAGCAAATCAAATCTCATCTAAAAGAGCTTAACTTGCAAGTGGATTTTGCCAATGTGGAAATCGTAGACCCTGAGAATTTTGATAAATTCGAGGATTATGTAAACACATTCTACGAGCTCAGAAAACACAAAGGTGTAAACATGGATATGGCGAGAGATACCATGAGAGATGTTTCCTACTTTGGTACTATGATGATTTACAAAGGCGATGCCGACGGAATGGTTTCTGGAGCTGTACACACTACGCAACACACCATTCGCCCTGCCCTACAATTTATCAAAACAAAGCCAGGTTGTTCAATTGTGAGCTCTGTATTCTTTATGTGCCTAGAAGATAGAGTTTCTGTATTCGGCGACTGTGCCATCAATCCAAATCCAACTGCTGAGCAATTAGCAGAAATCGCCATCTCCTCTGCAGAGAGTGCCGCAGCCTTTGGCATAGAACCCAAAGTGGCAATGCTCTCCTACTCCTCTGGCAACTCTGGAAAAGGTGCCGATGTAGACAAAGTGCGAGAAGCAACAGAATTGGTAAAAGCAAAACGCCCAGATTTGAAAATCGAAGGCCCTATCCAGTATGATGCGGCTGTAGATGCCAATGTAGGCCGTCAAAAAATGCCTGATTCCGAAGTAGCTGGACAAGCCTCTGTTTTAATCTTCCCAGATTTAAACACAGGAAACAACACCTACAAAGCGGTGCAAAGAGAAACTGGAGCTATCGCCATTGGGCCTATGTTACAAGGACTTAATCGCCCTGTAAACGATTTAAGTAGAGGTTGTACAGTAGATGATATCTTCAACACAGTAATCATCACAGCCATTCAGGCACAAGACTTTTAATTATCTAAAAAATTAATCATATTATGAATAAAAAAATATTAGTAATCAATTCGGGAAGCTCCTCGCTTAAATTTCAATTATTTGAAATGCCGCAAGAAAAAGTCCTAGCACAGGGCATTGTAGAGCGCATTGGGCAGGACATCTCTGCCATTCATTACAAAACAGATGAAGGCAAATTTTCCGCCGAATTAGAAATTCCAAATCACGAAGTGGCCCTAAAAGAAGTTACCACCAGATTGCTCGACCCCACAATTGGCGTCATCAGTAATGTGGAGGAGGTGGATATCGTGGCACACCGCGTGGTACACGGCGGAGAGGAATTTACCGAAACGGTGAAAATCACCCAAGAGGTAAAAGAGAAAATCAAAAGCCTATTCCCACTCGCACCACTGCACAACCCTGCCAACTTAAAGGGAATTGAGGTGGCCGAAAAACTTTTTAATAAAGCTACCCAAGTGGCCGTTTTTGATACCTCATTCTTCAAAACTCTGCCAGAATTCGTATACCGCTATGCCATTCCTAAGGATAAAACCGATAAAACGGGCATCAGAGTATACGGCTTCCACGGAATTTCCCATAAATATGTCTCTAAAAAGGCTTACGAGTACTTAAACGATAATACCAAAAAATTAATCACCATTCACCTAGGAAACGGCTGCTCTATGACGGCGGTGAACCAAGGCAAAGCCGTGGACCACTCCCTTGGTTATGGGCCAAATGATGGCCTCATTATGGGAACACGCAGCGGCGCCATAGACCCCGCCGTGGTGGTAGCCTTGCAACAGCAAAACAATTGGAGCGCAGAGGAAGTCTCCAATTTCCTATCCAAAGAAAGCGGTATGAAAGGCCTCACAGGGCATAGCGATATGCGCGATATTGAGGACAAAGCCCTCACGGGCGACCAAGATTGCCAACTGGCGCTTGATATGAATACCTACCGCATTAAAAAATTCATAGGCGCCTACATTGCAGCGCTAAACGGCGTAGATGCCCTTGTATTTACGGCGGGAATTGGCGAAAATAGCGATGTAGTGAGAGCCCTTGCTACAAAAGATTTAGAGTACTTAGGGATTAAAATTAATCCTGAGGAAAATAAAATCCGTAGCAAGGAAATTCGCGAAATCAATACCGAAGATTCTAAAATCAAGGTGCTTGTAATCCCAACGAATGAAGAACTAGAAATGGCACAAGAGGCGTATAATTTATAGAGAAATTAAGTATAATATCTATTGATAAGGCGAATTTCCCTTTGGGGAAATTCGCTTTTTTTTTGGCGGAAGGTTTAATATATCATTTTGAACTCTCCGGAGAGCTCCGGAAGTCTTGCCCAAATGATTTGTAATCTCCGGAGGGCTCCGGAAGTCTTGCCCAAATGATTTGTAACCTCCGGAGAGCTCCGGAAGTCTTACCCAAATGATTTGTAATCTCTGATGCTTTTTGTTACTTTCATTTTTTAGGCAAAAAGCATTCTGCGTGGGATTTTAATTATAATTCAAGAAAATAGTACTTTTAACAGCGTTTCGGCATAAAACTTTTTAAAATCATTCTTAAAAATTGCTTTATCGAAATTATATTTGCACTATGAATTGGCGAAAATTACTAGCCCCCTTGTCTGCGATATGGTGGTGCGTTACGAGCATTAGGAATTTATTGTATAAAATTGGATTTTTCCCTGTAAAAAGTTTCAAAAAACCCGTCATCGTTATCGGGAATTTGTCCACTGGCGGCACAGGGAAGACGCCGCACACCGTGTATGTGCTTGATTTGCTTAGGCGAAATTACCGCATAGCGGCGCTAAGCCGTGGTTATGGGCGCAGAACTTCGGGCTTTATTGTGGCGAATTACGATTCTAATGCGCGCCAAATTGGCGATGAGCCGATGCTCTTTTTTCACCGATTTAAAAATAGAATCGTGGTGAGTGTGGGCGAAAACCGTGTGGCGGCTGTGCGCGAATTATTTCAGCGATTTGCGCTAGATGCCGTGATTTTAGATGATGCATATCAGCACCGAGCGCTTAAAGCGGGTTTTTATATCCTGCTTACGGATTATAGCCATCTGTATAGCCAAGATTATGTGCTGCCTATGGGCGATTTGCGGGAGCCACGCAGTGGTGCCAAGCGGGCAAGCATTATAATAGTTACCAAATGCCCGCCTGATTTAAGCGAGGAGGAAAAGGAAAAGATTAAACGGAATTTGAAATTATTGCCCGAGCAGGAGCTATTTTTCTCGTATATAAATTATAGCGAAATGCTTTATAATGTATCGTTTAATGCAGACATTCGCCAAGCAGAAGATTGCCATGCGTTACTTATCACAGGAATTGCAAAAAGCGATGATTTAGTGAAACACGCCGAGAGCAAATTCGTCTCCGTAAAGCATTTGAAATACCCAGACCACTACGACTTTAAGCCTAATGATATTAAAGAAATTATCAAGGCTTACGATTCCCTGCCCTCGCCTAAAATTATGCTCACTACGGAGAAAGATTATATGAGATTGTGCCAAGAGCACGGAATTGTCAAAAAATTATACTATCTTCCGATTTCAATTGGTATAGATAAGCCAGAAAAGTTTAACGAAATTATTAGCAATTATGTACACAAAAATTCAAGAAGCAGCGAACTACATTAAAAATAAAATCGGGAATGAGATTCCTGAATTTGCCATCGTATTAGGCTCAGGGCTAGGCGCTCTGAAAGATGAGATTGAACCCCTTGTAAAGATTCCTTACACAGAGATTCCCAACTTTCCGCAGACTACTGTAAAGGGGCATAATGGAGAGCTTATTTTTGGCACCCTTGAAGGCAAAAAAGTGCTCCTAATGGCGGGTAGATTCCACTATTATGAGGGGTATAGTATGAAGGAAGTAACTTTTCCGTTCCGTGTTTTTCACCTCTTGGGGATTAAAAATTTAATCGTCTCCAATGCCTCTGGCGGAGTGAATCCTAACTTTAAAGTGGGCGATGTTATGGTAATTAGAGATCATATCAACATGTTTCCAGAGCACCCGTTGAGAGGGCAAAACATGGAAGAATTTGGTCCTCGTTTCCCAGAAATGAGCAAAGCCTATGATTATGATTTTATGACTAAATTTGATGAAATTGCCCAAAGAGAAAACATCGACCTTAAAAAAGGTGTGTATGTAGGCTTGCAAGGTCCCACCTTTGAAACCCCAGCAGAATACGGTATGGTGCGAGTACTTGGAGGCGATGCCGTGGGTATGAGTACAGTGCCAGAGGTAATTGTGGCAAGGCACCAAGGAATGCGCGTGGCTGCACTTTCTGTAATTACTGATTTGGGCGGTCCAGAAATTAGCATTCCAGTTTCTCATGAGGAGGTGCTGAATGCTGCAAATGTTGCAATGCCAAATGTGATTAAATTAGTGAAATCTCTCGTAGCAGAAAATTAATAAAAATTGATTTTTATATAATTAAAAAAGGAAGTTTGCACAAACTTCCTTTTTTTGTTTTTCTATAAGTCGATTATTTCGCCGATTTTGGGCACTCGATTAGGATTCTTATGAAATACGCAATTCTCAGCGAGTTTAGTTTCGTGTGCTACGCGATCCGACAAGTCTCCGATTTCATATATTTTAGGTACAAAATCAACTATTTGCTTTTTGGGATTAAGCACTTCTTCATACTGCACACCTATATCAGTTACAAATTCTGTGTTGCCATTCGTCAAAACGACCGAACGGAAAATAATATCAATGGCTTTGTTATCATTTTGCGGAATTGAATGATAAACTTCCAGAGCATCTTCTGCAATCTCATGATTAAACGCAATATTATACAATCCTGCCAAAATTCCAAAAGCTGTAATTTTTCTTGTTTCGTTTCGTTGATAATCATTTGGAAAATGTCCCGACTCAAATAAAATAATTGGAATTCCCCATTTTTGAAAATTGTCTCCAGTAGCTTTTGGATAAAACTCATCACTAAAACGAGCAATATTCCAATGATACATTTGTAAACTTTTATAAATTTCACTTACATAATGAATCGATTGTTTACGAGATTCTGAAATAGTCCCTTTATTATCAAATACAGGAGCTAAAAGGGAAAGCGCAGCAGAATGTTTCGTGTTGTAAACATTAAAAATAGACCTTTGGTCGTGCAAATTAAATAAACAGTTGTAAATTTTAGTTTTTACTTGTCTTTGTAAAATCTGCATTTCAGGACTTGCCAATTGTAAAAAATCTCTGTTTACATCAATCCCCATAGCATTTCTTCGGGTATAGGCATACGCCCCATCTGGATTCAATTGGGGAATAAATTCTATCTGTATTTTCTGCAATAATTCGTTTGAAAATCCTTTAAAATCGGGATTTGTAAGCAGTTTAAAGGCATCAAACATCGCACGCGTACCACTACTCTCATTGCCATGCATTTGGCTCCATAGCAACACTTTACTCTCTCCTGTTCCTAATGTTAATTTATAAATCGGTCTACCTTGAAACGATTGACCTATTATTTCGGATTGATAGGCATTTCTTTGTATCAAATCCTCAACTATATGAAGTGGTAAATAACGAAGATCTAAGCCCTCTTCCTTCCACTCGTGATATTGACTGAATAGCTTTTCTAAATTCATAAAGTAAAGATACTAATTTGATTTCAATTAAATTTATAGTTTACATTTCGCAACGATTAAAAAAATTCACATTACGAAAAAACATATTGAAGTGCTATTTTGTCAGTTTGAAATATTGTTTTTGATAAATGTATAATTCAAATGTATAAAAATATGATTATAAATATTTTACATCATTTAATTAAAGTAAAATATTAAATTTACTTTAAATGAAAATGACTGAAAAAATATTTTAATATTGTAAAATATTTTTTATATTTGTATATGGACTATAAGAAAGTTATCGAAAATATTTTAGAGGTTTACAATCTTAACGCAGCAGAATTTGCTGAAAAAATTGATGTACAACGCTCCTCTATCTCACATATCCTATCGGGAAGAAATAATCCTAGCCTTGATTTTTTACTAAAAGTAAAAGAAAATTTTCCTGAGCTAAGATGGGAATATCTCATGCTAAAAAAATTACCGATGTATGAAATTGAAAATAAAGTAATTATGAGTAAAAAAATGGAAAATAACCCGATTTTACCTTCTTTATTTGACGATATTCCATACGAAAGTGTATCAGAAGACGAAATATCGCCAAATACGAGCGTTAAAAATGTGGAAAAACAAGAAGAGAAAAGGGATACTCCTACTCTGCCTCCGAAGCAAGAATCACAGGAACAAAATGCAATAGCTACCAAAAAGGAAAAGCAAATCACGCGAGTAATTTGCTTTTATGATGATGGCAGCTTCGAGAGCTTCGAGCCAAGTCTTTAAATATCTTTTCGGTAACTTTTTCGGCGCTTATGATTCACTGGGGAATAGTCCTTCCATAGGGTTTGGATACTTTTATTTTCTGCTAATTCTGGATTGGTTTCTAGATATGAAATTCCATATTTTTTGAAAGTTTTGTACATTTCAGAGAAAATAATTGCGGTTACGCCTTTGCCTTGATATTCTGGGTCTATCCCGATTAAATAGAAGGCGGCTGCATCATTTTTCTTGCTGGCTTTCCAGAAATGGTACCAGCCAAATGGGAACAATTTTCCGTTGGCTTTCTGCAATGCTTTTGAATACGAAGGCATTGTGATTGCAAAAGCAATCATTCTCCTTGATTCGTCTTCTATCACGGTTACAAAATCTGGAATTACGAAATTGATGTATTTATCCTTGTACTGCTGAATTTGCTTTTTAGTAATTGGCACATAGCTACTTAGATGCCCATAAGTTTTATCAAGCAACTCAAACATTGGGTCTACGATTTGCAATAAATCTTGTTTAGATTTTAACTCTCTGATTTTGATTTTGTATCGTTTTTGGATTAAATCCGTGAATTTATTTAATTTTTCTGGCAAAGTTTCTGGCATATAAAGCTCGTATTCTACCCACTCTTTGGCCGTTTCAAAGCCGTGTGCTAGCAAATGCTCCTCGTAATAGGGGTGATTGTATAGCGTAACCATGGTCGCCACTTTGTCAAACCCTTTGGTGAGCAATCCTGCACGATCGAGATTGGTAAGCCCTACGGGGCCCTCGATTTCTTTTAAGCCCTCTGCTCTCCCAAATTCTATGGCTTTTTCAAGCAATTTTTGGCTCACTTCTTTATCGTCAATAAAATCAAACCAGCCAAATCGCGCCCGCGGCACGCCCTGCTCCCGCACCTCTTGGTAATTAATCATTGCCGCAATACGCCCCACTATTTCGCCGTTTTTGTATGCCAAAAAATATTTGGATTTGGCTTTTCCTTCTCGGTACAATTCATTTTTATCTTGTCTCAATGCCGCAAGTTCTTCGCTAATCAAAGGCGGAACATAATAGGGATTCTCCTTATACATTCGCATAGGAAACTGTATAAACTGCTTTAAATCAATTGCATTGCTTACTTCTTTTATTTCTATTGCCATTCCGTTTTTCCTTTAATTAAACAGCAAAAATACACTTTTTAATCAGGCTAAAAAAATGATATTTGGGGCTATTTTTTGATTCTTCGTATTTTATTGAAAGCTTCGTCAAAGTTCTTTGATAAGGCTTTTAAGTTTCCCCACCACGATTTTATCCACAGGAAGGCTCATATCCTCGGGCGACAATTGGTCTAAATCTATCCAATTTACCTCCTCAATGTTTTTATCAATGATTTGTAAATCAGCTAAATCTTTGCAAGAAATTTTATAATACACCGTAAAAAGCTGCTCATTGGTTTTAAATTTTGAACGAATGAAATCCTCTTGCACATAAAAAAGTTCTGCTTGATCGAGCGTTAAATTTAGTTCTTCTTTCAGTTCGCGTGCTAGGCACTGCAAAGTCCCTTCGCCAAACTCCAAACCACCGCCGGGCATTTTGTATAAAACCTCTCCCCAAAAAGGCTCTTTCAGCCTCATTAATTGATTGTTATGAATCAAAATTCCGTAAACTCTAATGGTGAATGCGTCTAATCTTTCCATGCGTTTATCATTTCTCGTTTGCCTGGTGGGCCTGGTTTCTTTTCCACGCGGAACCCCACTGCCTTCAAAGCGCGTTTGGTATCGCCATTGCAGGCATAAGTGGTAAATAATCCGTTCTTTTTTAGTGATTTATATATTTTTTCAAAAATCGATTCGTGCCATAATTCTGGTTGCACTCGTTTCCCAAAGGCATCAAAATACACCAAATGGTAAGCCTCCTCGGGCAGTGCCACTTCTATAAAATCGGCTTGCTCCTTTTTTAGGCTAAAATCTGGCGTAATTTCTTGATATTCGCCCCATTCCACTGCATGAATTTTCTCAAAAATTGGCAAAATTGCATTTTCTTCTTGCTTAAAAAATTCGGCAAAAAGTTTGGGATAATCCAGCGCTTGCACTTCATCGGGCATCATAGGATATTTTTCGAGTGTGTGATATTTCACTTTTCCATGTGGCGAAAACAATGTGAGCAAAGCGTTTAGCCCTGTTCCAAAACCAAATTCCAAAATACTACAATCCTGCTCCCAAAATTGGGCTAAACCATGGGCTATAAATACATGCTGGGCTTCTTGCAAGGCTCCGTGCTTGGAGTGGTAATGCTCGTTCCACTCGGGAATATAGAGCGTTTTGGAGCCATCGGCAGTGGTCAAAATTTCGCGCTTAAGCATAGTTTTTTTTGATTTTTTACGCAATTTATAAAATTAAATGCTTAGTGGTATGTTTTTTTTGATTATTTTTGATTCAAATTTTGATGTATAATTATTATAAGCATAGATTATGAAGATTCAAAAGATTGAAAAATCCCGACTAACGCCCGAAGTTTTTGAAAGTAAAGTTTTCGGAAAAACTTTTGCAGACCATATGCTCATCTGCCAATACAAAGATGGCAAATGGGGCGAGCCTGAAATTCGTGAGTTTGGCAATTTAAGTTTTTCGCCCGCTACGCACGCTTTCCACTATGGGCAGGCCTGCTTTGAGGGAATGAAGGCTTTCAAAGGCGAAAATGGCGAGGTGTACCTCTTCCGTCCTGAGAAAAACTTTGAACGCATCAACAAATCGGCTGAACGCCTCGGTATGGTGCAAATCCCTGAGGAGGTGTTCCTCGATGGCTTAAAAGCCCTTATCGATGTAGATAGAAACTGGGTGCCAGAAACTTATGGCACTTCCCTCTACATTCGCCCTGTGCTATTCTCTACCGAAGATGTAATTTCTGCGCGTGGATCTCACGAGTTCCTCTTTGCTATTATTTGCTCTTATGCTCCAAACTACTACAACAAGCCTTTGCGCGTGAAAGTGGCAGACCACTACTCGCGTGCGGCTAATGGCGGTGTGGGATTTGCCAAGGCTGCGGGAAACTACGGCGCTTCCTTCTACCCCACTACCCTTGCCAATGAAGAGGGGTTTGACCAAATCATCTGGACTGATGCCGCCACTCACCAGTATTTTGAAGAGGCGGGAACCATGAACATTTTTGTGCGTATCGGCGATACTTTGCTCACCGCCCCTACTAGCGAAAGAATCTTAAACGGAGTAACCCGCGATAGTTTAATTACTTTGGCTAAAGAAAACGGCTGGAATGTAGAAGTGCGTCCGGTTTCTGTAAAAGAAGTTTACGAAGCTCACAAAAATGGCGAATTAAAAGAAGTATTTGGCTGTGGCACCGCTGTAGTGCTTAACAATTTTGAGGCCATAGGATACCCTGATGAAGTGCTTGAATTGCCTAAATTAGAGGACATTGATGCTTGGGGCCCAATCCTTAAACAGCAAATGAACGAAATCCAATATGGAAAGGCGGAAGACCCATTTGGCTGGAGAGTGCTCGTTGAGAAAAAATATTAATTTTCTAACTTTTTTTATTTACACAAAAAAGCCATTCTTTGCGGAATGGCTTTTTTTGTATACCTTATATAGTGCCTTATTATTGATTGCCCAGCCACACAGCATAGCCCCCAAAATAAATAAAAGGCGACAATGCATAGATTACACCCCTCTAAGTGATTGATTATTAATTAACAACGGAATAAAAGAAACATTTTTCAACATATCATTGTGTGTTAAAACCAAAAAATATCTGCTGAAAAATTTTGAAATTCGTACATTATACATATCTTTGCAGTCCTTAATAATATTGAGGAACATAACAAAACATAAAATATGAAGAAACTTTTATTCTCGCTGATGGCTGTAGGCTCAATTTGCCTGCACGCGCAGCAAAAGGTAGGGGTGAATACCGAAACCCCCAAAGCCACCCTACATGTGGCTACAGGTACCGATGGCGATGGCAATATGATCATACGCCAAACCCCGCAAGCCGCTAACACCGACCAGCCCCTTGTGTGGAACCCAGCAACCAAAGAGGTGAAGACTGCCAATACCCAAAAAAAACCTTATTACCTACTTAAATTTAAGGTTAATTGTATAGCTAAAGAGGATTATATCAAAAATTTTGACACCAAAATTCCTACGAATAAGTATAAAGTAATCCTTGTTAGTGCATGGCCTGAAACCCCACAAAATACTGAATGGTTAAATATAAGACATATTGAAAATAAAAGTAATTTTATTGATTTTAATGATGGAAAAAGCAGGGGATATGTGAACCCAATTAGAAAGGCGTTGATGTTTGAGGATAATGGTACTTGGCGCCTAACCATAGACTACCCTCATGCTCGCCCTGAAGCGTTTAGAGGCTATGATGGGCATTTCACTTGGAATATTACACTTTTAGCCATAGATTTAAACGAAATTAAAACCCTACCAGACCAAACTGGTGCTACTACTTGGCATCAGGAGCTAGGCGGAAACCCTGATGTGAGTTTACCAAATCCTTTAAACTAATTTTTTTTCACCTAAAACAAAATAGAATCACAATGAATAAAAAATATATATTGAGTGCCTTGTTTATGGCAAGCTCACTCGGGCTATATGCACAAGAACAACCAGGCGGTGTGGCAATCAATGCAAACG
It includes:
- a CDS encoding branched-chain amino acid aminotransferase; amino-acid sequence: MKIQKIEKSRLTPEVFESKVFGKTFADHMLICQYKDGKWGEPEIREFGNLSFSPATHAFHYGQACFEGMKAFKGENGEVYLFRPEKNFERINKSAERLGMVQIPEEVFLDGLKALIDVDRNWVPETYGTSLYIRPVLFSTEDVISARGSHEFLFAIICSYAPNYYNKPLRVKVADHYSRAANGGVGFAKAAGNYGASFYPTTLANEEGFDQIIWTDAATHQYFEEAGTMNIFVRIGDTLLTAPTSERILNGVTRDSLITLAKENGWNVEVRPVSVKEVYEAHKNGELKEVFGCGTAVVLNNFEAIGYPDEVLELPKLEDIDAWGPILKQQMNEIQYGKAEDPFGWRVLVEKKY